A region of the Clostridium estertheticum subsp. estertheticum genome:
TTTTAACAGCTATATTCACAAGGGTAAGGCAAAAAACTATCTTTATATTATTGCAGGAAACTTATGTAAAAATGAATATAAAAAGCATAAAGAAATATCCACCTGCCATGTGGAAGACAAAATAATGAATTTGAAAGAAGTGCAAGAAGAAATTGTGCTAAAAGTATCTTTGGAGCAGGAGATTTCTAGGTTACCAAAGGAGTTCAAGGAAGTAATTCTCTTATACTATTTTCAAAATCTAAAGATTCGAGAAATTGCAGAAATATTGAATATTAATATTTCACTAGTAAAATATCGTCTCTCAGAAAGTAAAAAGCTGCTACAAAAAAGTATAGATAAGGAGGATTTTTATGGATATTCATTCAAATCAGAAAATTCCAGTTTATGATGAAAAAAAGATGGTGCAGACAATTGTTGCTGCTAAAAAAGAATATCGAAGGCAAATGCTTTTA
Encoded here:
- a CDS encoding RNA polymerase sigma factor, producing the protein MNKDFFLIRRMKRGDESAVNDFVKQYNNEIYKYCYYRLSDKWQAEDVTQDTFISFFKHFNSYIHKGKAKNYLYIIAGNLCKNEYKKHKEISTCHVEDKIMNLKEVQEEIVLKVSLEQEISRLPKEFKEVILLYYFQNLKIREIAEILNINISLVKYRLSESKKLLQKSIDKEDFYGYSFKSENSSL